TTTTCCAATTACAATATCAAGGCAAAAATCTTCCATCGCAGGATATAGTACTTCTTCAATTGATCTATGCAAACGATGAATCTCATCAATAAATAATACATCCCCTGGCTGAAGCGATGTTAATACGGCCGCTAAATCTCCTGGTCTTTCAATTGCTGGACCTGAAGTTGTTCTAACATTTACGCCCATTTCATTGGCAATAATATTCGCAAGCGTCGTTTTACCCAGTCCTGGCGGTCCATATAGAAGCACGTGATCTAACGTTTCTTCACGCATTTTCGCTGCTTCAATAAACACTTCTAAATTATGTTTCGCTTTATCTTGGCCAATATACTGACGGAGCGTCTGTGGCCGTAATGAATACTCTAAATCCGCATCTTCATATGCAGATTCCCCTGAAAGGAGACGTTCGTCCATTATACTCACCTCTTACCATTTAGTAAAAGACTAAGTGCCTTTTTAATATACTGATCCGTCGTTAATGATTCTTTTAATAGCTCTGGTACAACGCGAGAAACTTCTCGTTCTGCGTATCCAAGTGCGCGCAGAGCTTCCAGCGCCTCATCAAGCTCAGCTGATGAACCTTTCTTCTCATCAAAACGTTCTTCGTCTGAGAATAAATCAACAAATGCATCTGGTACAACGTCTGCTAGTTTTCCTTTTAAATCTAAAATCATTTGGCGCGCTGTTTTCTTTCCGACTCCCGGGAACTTCACTAAAAACTTCTCGTCTTCATGTTCAATTGCTTGAACGACCTGGCCTGTTTGACCAGAAGCTAATATCGCAAGAGCGCCTTTTGGTCCAATGCCAGACACACCTAACAACTTTGTAAATAATAAACGCTCTTCACGTGTTTTAAACCCGTAAAGTGCCATAATATCTTCTCTCACATAATGATATGTATAGACACGGATTTCTTGCTTACTTCTTTGAAATACATACGGATTCGGTGTGAAAATTTGATAACCAATTCCATTATGATCAATTACGACATATTCCGGCCCTACATACTCCACGTAACCTGTAACATATTCAAACAAAATACGATCTCTCCCTCTTAAATCATGTATTCCATTTTAACATATTTAATGATAGAAAAGCGAGACTACCCCAACAAATGTTCTCTATTTGAAACTTCTGTTATTTTCCATTGACAGAAAGCATAAAGCACCTTAATATACAGAGGTCGATAATGATTATCAATACTAATTAAAGGGGTTACATCAGGATGAAACAGAAGCTATTTATTTTATTTACTATTATGCTAGTTGTTCTTTCTATCGTTGGCTGTTCTTCTCAAAAAGAAGAAGCAAAAACAAAAGAACAACCGAAAACAAAAGTTGTAAAACACGCTAAAGGGGAAGCGACAATTCCAGTAAATCCAAAGAGAATTGTTGACTTATCTGGATCAACAGAAGAATTATTACTTCTTGGACACAAACCTGTTGGTACAGCAAATACATATAAAGATAAAATCCAAAATCATTTAACAGAGAAATTAGATGGCGTAAAAGCAGTGGGTTGGTACTGGGCACCTAAAGTTGATTTAGAAGCTGTTACTGCTTTAAAACCAGACTTAATTATTTTAAATAATCGTCAATTGAAGATTTATGACCAATTAGAAAAGGTTGCACCGACAGTTGTTTTAGAAACAAACTTAGAAGACTGGCGCGGTAAGTTTAAAGAAGTAGGTAAACTATTTGACGAAGAAAAGAAAGCAGACAAATGGATTGCAGATTATGATAAAAAAGCAGACTCTCTATCTAAAAAAATTAAAGAAAAAACAAAAGATGAGAACTTTATGTTCGTCGCAGTTACACCACAAAACTTCCGCGTATACGGTAGCTTCGGATACGGTGACATCATCTTTAACGACTTAAAACTTCCAGCAACAAAAGGCACAGATTTAAAACAAACGATGGCGCAAGTATCGCTAGAAGGTCTTGTTGCATTCCAACCTGATCAAATGTTTATAGTAAACTTTGGCGGCGAAGCTGATAAAGTTTACGAAGACTACAAAAACAGTGCCGTCTGGAAAGACAATAAAGCTGTGAAAAACAATCATGTATATGAAGTATCAAACGAAATCTTCAATACGAAAGCTTTCAATCCAATCGGAAAAGATATGCTAATCGATGAAATCGCAAAACAAATTTTAGATAAAAACAAGTAAAAAAAGCAGCTCACCATGAGCTGCTTTTTTTCTTATTTTGCACTGCATATTGTTTCATTTTTTCAATCGTCTTCACAAAACCTTCTTTTGATTTAATTCGAATACCACGCTTCAATTTCGCGCGCTCATAACTCTCAAGCTTTTTCATATCAATTTGGAAGAAGGAATGAATCGCATTATCACTTTTCGGTACACCTTTAAAAATTTGTAATATCCCTTCCTCTGACACACCAAAATAACCACTCGTCTTTAATAACGGAGAAATATCATCAACTTTCTTTTGTAGTACGATTTGTACATCATCACGATCAACGAGCTGCCATTCTTTATACTGCTGTAAAAACTTTTCTAAATCCGCCACTTTTTCTGTAAAGATTTCCTCACTTACTTCTCCATCAACATACATACGCTCTAATAAAATTGTAACTTCCGGCTCTTTTTCTGTTATTTTTGGTACTGGCCCTTCCGCCTTCACATTCGTTTCATAAAAGAAACAAAACATCATAACGAAAGCTTGCATCGCAATCAGTATCCATCTCATTTCCGTTCACCTCTTTTAGGCAAGATCAAACTTTCATTAGTAGTTTTTCCGGAAATGGGGGTTTTATCCCTAATTCATAGATTACTCTCATTAAGACTTATAGAGTGCAATGATTTCTACCTATTTCGAAACGTATTGATTACGTGAAAACTTTTTTATATCTTTATTTGATTGTACCGTCGCTATATAAACCCCAATTAATACGATTATCATCCCAACTATTTGTCGCCACGTAACAGCTGCTCCATACAATACAACTGATATACCAGTAGCCACAATAGGAGTTAAATTTAAATACATACTCGCTTTGCTTGCACCTAGTTCTTCTACCCCTTTATTAAACACGATATATCCAACTAACGTCCCGCATACGACCATATACAACATTTCTATCCATCCCTGTAAAGAGAGCGTCACAACCTTTCCCCATCCATCTTCATATAGAGAAAGGCCTGCTAAAAACACAGTACCCAATACCGTCATACTCATTGTAGTTAACAAAGAGGAGACACCACTCATAACTTTTTTTCCTGTTAAGCTATATAACACCCCACAGGTTAAAGCAGCTATAAATAAAAGATCTCCCTTATTAAACGACAAAGACATAAGTATATTCATTGAACCACCCGTAATAACAACTATTACACCGACAAGAGACAAAGTTAAACTTATTCCGACTTTTATACTCCAAGACTCTTTAAAAAACAATATCGCTCCCAATGTTACAAAAACGGGCATTGTAGCAATAATAAGCGAGCCATTCAGAGTGGAAGTATAGTTAAGACCCATAAAGAAAAAAACATTGTAGCCAAAAATACCTGTTAACGATACGAATAACAGTCCTTTCCAATTCTTTAATAACAAACTTGTATTCCACTCAGATTTCATAAACACTATGCCTATTAGAATACAACCCGCTAAACCAAAACGAATTGTTGCCGCAGTAATCGGTGGAATTTCAGTAATAACATGCTCTGCTGTTGCAAAAGACCCACCCCAAAATAAAGGAACAAGTAACATAATGATATACATACGATTTATTTTTTTCATTTTTATTACCCCTTTCAAGTAAATAAGTTTAAAAGTTTAAACTCGTTTACTTGTTAGTTAAAAAAAATTAATAATTTGATTCTATTGCTTGAAGTAAATCCTTCACCTGTTTTAAAAATTCTCCGGCTATTATAGAATAAAAAATTTCTTTTCCATGTCGATCCGCTACAATTAGTTCTGCTTGTCTTAAAATTTTCAAATGATGCGAAACAGCTGGTCTAGAAATCCCCATTTTATCTGTTATTTGCGTTACATTCATCTGTTTGTTTTCTAATAACAGCATAATAATTTGCTGACGATTTTCATCTCCTAACGCCTGAAATATAGGTGTTACGACCTGAAATTTCTCTAATACAACTTCTGTATTTCTACATTCAAAATTCTCCATATCCTATTCATCCCAACCTTTTATATATAAAAACATGTAATATATTACCATTAAATAGTAACTCTTTCATATACACTTGTAAATAACTTTATTTTCCGACTTTTACTCCAATAAAAAAAGGAAGATTGGATTCCTCCATTCTTCCCATTACATTCATATAAAATGAAAGACGCCTGCAAAGCAGGCGTCTTGATGCGTTTACGGCGAGAGACCAGGCGACCACATTCGCGTGTTTAGCACTTAAGCATATCTCTCGTCTTACGTAAATTAGCTCATCGCTTTGCTAATATAACATTAATAAAGTATAAGTGCAACATGTTTATAAAAAATATTTTATTTCCTCTTTCATCCAAATGAATTATATGTAAATTATAAATTGATAAATGCAATATATATGTTACAATCAATATAACAGCGAAATCATAATAAACAGGAGATGGCTATTGTGAAAAAAATAAAGGATGAACGTCTCATTCTGCAAACATTAAAAAACGTACGTATTGCCTTCCTTTTTCAGTCACTTGGTATAATTGGAATTTTAGGCTATATTGGATTCACTGAAGGAATAGATCAAATTACGAAATCTCCATTATGGCTATTATTTATTCTTACGAGTATCGTACTTAGTTATTTACAGTTAAGCGTTTCAATTGATGTAGAAGAAAACGAAAAGGAGATAAAGTTAACTCCTTATTACAAAATTGTTTTACGCTCTCTTATTGTAGGAATCGTTATGACTATTATTTATATCATTTTCAGTCCAGAAAGACCCCTGTTTGAGGCTATTTTAACAGGTGGTATTCTCTTCATTTGCTTTCTAGTTTCTTATTCCGTTAGTTATTTCATTAAAAAACGTCGTTTACAAGATGACGATGAATAAAGAGGAAGGGCTCCCCCTTCCTCTTTTGTTTTGCTATCGCATAGTACCAGTTAAACCGTAACGGATGTCTCGGAACATATTTGTTATGTCACGATTGAAATCGTTTGTAACTGTACCGTTACGTAGTCGTGTACTCATTGCATCGACACGAGTAAACATGTCATTTCTTACAGAAACATATACGTTTCTGTTTCCAACTTCATTTGCAACGGCTTGACGAACTTCATTTGCAAGCGCTGTTTCATTCGATACTGGATTACGTGGTTTTACTGCAATCGCTACATCATTTCCATATACAACTGTAGACACACGGTCTACGTTATTCATACGTTTCACTCGATTTGTTATTTTTTCTGCTGTTTTACCATCATTGTTAATGTATGAATTGTTCATTGTAATATTACGTGTTGGATGCGGATTAGCAATTTGACCATTGTAATTTACATCGCGGTAATAATTGTTATATCCTGTACCGTTACGACCATTTCTATATGTTACATAATCTGTATAACGATCGTTACGCGTTACATTATCACGATATTGGTGTGTATCATTATAAGATGTACGCTCGTAATTGTAGTTACGTCCATCCATTGCATTGTTATCTTTTGGTGTACCACATGCAGCTAATGCACTGGTAACTAACAAAGAAGCAGCAATCACTTTTACTTTCGTATTCAATACAAAAACCCCCTCTGTTAGAATGAGCTTCTCTTCTGAAAAGCTCCCTCTTATGATGAGTAACAGAGAAGGTTTTTACACTGTTAATATTTCACTGGGAATTTTCTAACATCCGATGTAAATCTTCCTGTTTCAGAACGACTCTACATACAAAAAAGGTGGAATAATCCCACCTTTTTTTAAACTTCTTCTTCATCCTCTTCTTCTGAAACTGGCTCCCCAAATACATTTGGTGGATCTGGTTGGTAATACATCGTTCCTGGCTGTGGTGCATATGCCGATTGAGTTGGTTGATAATATAAAGGATTCGCGTATTGCGGCCCTCCAGGTTGTGGACTGTATAGCCTACTCTCTCCCCCACACCCACAATCTTCCTCTCCTTGCACGAGCGGTGGCATATTATTATCCATTGGCATCATATTTGGATTTGGCATAGACGTGTACTGCGGTCCAAATGGCGCACCTTGCTGATACGGCATCTGATATGGATTTGGTTGTTGATAATACGGATTCGGCGGCATCATAGGTTGTTGGTATGGCATTTGATATGGCATCATATTCGGTGGTTGATTATTATCCATAATCGGCATCATGTTTGGCATTTGATTGTTATCCATGATCGGCATCATGTTTGGCATTTGATTGTTATCCATGATCGGCATCATGTTTGGTATTTGATTGTTATCCATAATCGGCATGATATTCGGTGGTTGGTTATTATCCATGATTGGCATGATATTCGGTGGTTGGTTATTATCCATGATTGGCATGATATTCGGTGGTTGGTTATTATCCATGATTGGCATGATATTCGGTGGTTGGTTATTATCCATAATCGGCATGATATTCGGTGGTTGGTTATTATCCATAATCGGCATGATATTCGGTGGTTGGTTATTATCCATGATTGGCATGATATTCGGTGGTTGGTTATTATCCATAATCGGCATCATGTTCGGTGGTTGGTTATTATCCATGATTGGCATGATATTCGGTGGTTGGTTATTATCCATAATCGGCATCATGTTCGGCACTTGAATATTTGGCGGTATTACTTGCGGAATCACTACATTTTCTTTTGATACATTTGGTGACACTATATTTCCTACATTTTCTTTCTTCACTTGCGGTGACACTATATTCCCTACATTTTCTTTCTTTACTTGTGGTGACACTATATTCCCTACATTTTCTTTCTTCACTTGTGGTGATACGATGTTTCCTACATTTTCTTTTTTCACTTGCGGTGATACGATATTCCCTACATTTTCTTTCTTTACTTGCGGTGATACGATATTCCCTACATTTTCTTTCTTTACTTGCGGTGATACGATATTCCCTACATTTTCTTTCTTTACTTGCGGTGATACGATATTCCCTACATTTTCTTTCTTTACTTGCGGTGATACGATATTCCCTACATTTTCTTTCTTTACTTGCGGTGATACGATGTTATTTTTTTTCGTTTGCGGAGAAATGACGTTATTAGGTTTCATCTTATTAATTTGAGGAGCAATTAACTCGCTTCCTTTTTTAATTACATCTGAAATTTTATATTCTTTTTTCGCTTTTATTGGTGGTTGCGGCGGCTGTGGTAATACATTTACCGAGAATTTTGTGTTTTCTTTCTCCGCTGGTTTTTGTTTTTCTATAACAGGTGGTTTTTGAATAACAGACGGTTTCTCAACTGGTTTTTCTATTTGAATTGGTTTTTCTTTTTGCACTTCTTTTTGCACTTCTTTTTGCACTTCTTTTTGTGGCTTTACCTGTATTTCCTTTTGCGGTGTCACTTGCATTTCCTTCTGTGGTTTTACCTGTACTTCTTTTTGTGGCTTTACTTGCATCTCTTTCTGCGGTTTTATTTGCACTTCTTTTTGTGTTTGTTGCATAGCTGGCTGCTGTGTAATTGGTGCTGATTGATACGTAACCTCTTCCTCATCTTCTATTCCAAGCGGCGTTGGCGTTGCTGCAAATTCTTTTTGTTGCACTTCTTTTACGTATTGTTTTGGAGGTGCTGAGCCTGCTCCAGCCTGCTGTTTTACATGAACGCTGTTTGATGGCACTTTAATTTTCATACCTGGCATAATTAAATCTGGATTACTAAGTTGTGTATTTGTTTTTTTCAACGTATCAAAATCCACTCCGTACTTTTTCGCAATTTTCCAAAGGGTATCCCCTTTTTGCACGATATGAATTTTCAAATTTTCCCCCTCCTGTATAACTTATCTATAAGTAACAAATCTCATGAAGTAACCCTTTCTAAATAACGTTAACTTCTTTTCACTTGTATCACTTCTTCGATTTTCAATATCATTAGAAGCGGAATAAGTATAAGATAATCGCAATGATTTCTTCAAAACAATGTATGCCCATTTTGTTCTCGTTATGATTATATGTACGAAAAAAAGCAACGGGAATCCGCTGCTTTACACACGCTCTAACATACGATTTAATGCAAGAACTGCCTCTTCAGTCACTTGTTTATCTACGCTAATAACGTTAATTACTTCTCCTCTTTCTATCATTTCAAGTGCCCATAATAAGTGCGGCAAATCAATTCGGTTCATCGTTAAACACGGACACATAAATGGATTAAGTGAAACAATTTCTTTATCTGGATGTTGTTGAATAATTCGGTTCACTAAATTCATTTCTGTACCAATCGCCCATTTACTTCCAGATGGAGCCGCTTCAATCATATCAATAATATATTTCGTTGAACCTGCATAATCCGAAGCAGCTACAACTTCGTAGCAACATTCTGGATGTACAATAATGTTCATGTCCGGATGATTTTTCCGTACGTTCTCAATGTTTTTCACTGTAAAGTTTTGATGAACAGAACAATGTCCTTTCCATAAAATCACTTGAATTTCTTCTATATCTCCATCGTACTCTAATGAATCTGTATGCGGGTCCCATACTGCCATTTTATCTAACGGGATACCTAAATCGTACGCTGTATTTCTTCCTAAATGTTGGTCCGGTAAAAAGACAAGGCGCTCTTTTTGTGTAAACGCCCAAGATACCATTTGTTTTGCATTAGAGGAAGTTACTGTCGCTCCGCCATTTCG
This Bacillus paramycoides DNA region includes the following protein-coding sequences:
- a CDS encoding ArsR/SmtB family transcription factor, with the translated sequence MENFECRNTEVVLEKFQVVTPIFQALGDENRQQIIMLLLENKQMNVTQITDKMGISRPAVSHHLKILRQAELIVADRHGKEIFYSIIAGEFLKQVKDLLQAIESNY
- the ruvA gene encoding Holliday junction DNA helicase RuvA; amino-acid sequence: MFEYVTGYVEYVGPEYVVIDHNGIGYQIFTPNPYVFQRSKQEIRVYTYHYVREDIMALYGFKTREERLLFTKLLGVSGIGPKGALAILASGQTGQVVQAIEHEDEKFLVKFPGVGKKTARQMILDLKGKLADVVPDAFVDLFSDEERFDEKKGSSAELDEALEALRALGYAEREVSRVVPELLKESLTTDQYIKKALSLLLNGKR
- a CDS encoding BofC C-terminal domain-containing protein, which translates into the protein MRWILIAMQAFVMMFCFFYETNVKAEGPVPKITEKEPEVTILLERMYVDGEVSEEIFTEKVADLEKFLQQYKEWQLVDRDDVQIVLQKKVDDISPLLKTSGYFGVSEEGILQIFKGVPKSDNAIHSFFQIDMKKLESYERAKLKRGIRIKSKEGFVKTIEKMKQYAVQNKKKSSSW
- a CDS encoding DMT family transporter → MKKINRMYIIMLLVPLFWGGSFATAEHVITEIPPITAATIRFGLAGCILIGIVFMKSEWNTSLLLKNWKGLLFVSLTGIFGYNVFFFMGLNYTSTLNGSLIIATMPVFVTLGAILFFKESWSIKVGISLTLSLVGVIVVITGGSMNILMSLSFNKGDLLFIAALTCGVLYSLTGKKVMSGVSSLLTTMSMTVLGTVFLAGLSLYEDGWGKVVTLSLQGWIEMLYMVVCGTLVGYIVFNKGVEELGASKASMYLNLTPIVATGISVVLYGAAVTWRQIVGMIIVLIGVYIATVQSNKDIKKFSRNQYVSK
- the nadA gene encoding quinolinate synthase NadA — translated: MSILEKVQPIETMLPEHYYTMTTEDMEKRVREIKEKMGKTLFIPGHHYQKDEVVQFSDAAGDSLQLAQVAASNKEAKYIVFCGVHFMAETADMLTTDDQIVILPDMRAGCSMADMADIEQTERAWKELTKLFGDTMIPLTYVNSTAAIKAFCGRNGGATVTSSNAKQMVSWAFTQKERLVFLPDQHLGRNTAYDLGIPLDKMAVWDPHTDSLEYDGDIEEIQVILWKGHCSVHQNFTVKNIENVRKNHPDMNIIVHPECCYEVVAASDYAGSTKYIIDMIEAAPSGSKWAIGTEMNLVNRIIQQHPDKEIVSLNPFMCPCLTMNRIDLPHLLWALEMIERGEVINVISVDKQVTEEAVLALNRMLERV
- a CDS encoding YhcN/YlaJ family sporulation lipoprotein, yielding MNTKVKVIAASLLVTSALAACGTPKDNNAMDGRNYNYERTSYNDTHQYRDNVTRNDRYTDYVTYRNGRNGTGYNNYYRDVNYNGQIANPHPTRNITMNNSYINNDGKTAEKITNRVKRMNNVDRVSTVVYGNDVAIAVKPRNPVSNETALANEVRQAVANEVGNRNVYVSVRNDMFTRVDAMSTRLRNGTVTNDFNRDITNMFRDIRYGLTGTMR
- a CDS encoding branched-chain amino acid ABC transporter substrate-binding protein; translated protein: MKKIKDERLILQTLKNVRIAFLFQSLGIIGILGYIGFTEGIDQITKSPLWLLFILTSIVLSYLQLSVSIDVEENEKEIKLTPYYKIVLRSLIVGIVMTIIYIIFSPERPLFEAILTGGILFICFLVSYSVSYFIKKRRLQDDDE
- a CDS encoding iron-hydroxamate ABC transporter substrate-binding protein codes for the protein MKQKLFILFTIMLVVLSIVGCSSQKEEAKTKEQPKTKVVKHAKGEATIPVNPKRIVDLSGSTEELLLLGHKPVGTANTYKDKIQNHLTEKLDGVKAVGWYWAPKVDLEAVTALKPDLIILNNRQLKIYDQLEKVAPTVVLETNLEDWRGKFKEVGKLFDEEKKADKWIADYDKKADSLSKKIKEKTKDENFMFVAVTPQNFRVYGSFGYGDIIFNDLKLPATKGTDLKQTMAQVSLEGLVAFQPDQMFIVNFGGEADKVYEDYKNSAVWKDNKAVKNNHVYEVSNEIFNTKAFNPIGKDMLIDEIAKQILDKNK